CACTTAACCACGCTACCCCCCCTAAACTCATTTAGCTCGTTTCGGCGTATTTCGTTTCGGCGTTTTCCCCTTTTTGGCGGCATAATCAATTCGTCCCGTTTTTTCCCGGAAGAAGAGCCGCAGGGGTATTTTGTCCAGGCCGGTGGCTTTCCGCAGGGCGTTGATCAGATAACGCTGGTAGGAGAAGTGAACGGCATCGGGAAAATTGACGAAGCAGACAAACGCCGGCGGCCGGGTGGAGATCTGGGTGGCGTAATTGAACTTCAGGCGATGGCCTTTGTGCAGGGACGGCTGGGTCCGCTCCACCGCATTTTTGATGATCGTGTTCAGGGCGCCGGTGGTGATCTGACAGGTGTACTGATCATAGACCGCGTTGATCTGCGTGAACAGGTCGTCCAGGTGCCAGCCGGTTTTGGCCGAAATCGTAACAATGGGGGCGAAGCTCAGGAATTTGGCCTGGTCCCGGATGTCCTCGAAATAGGATTTGATCTTTTTGCCTTCTTTCCTGGCCATATCCCATTTGTTGAGGACAAAGATGCAGCTGCAGCGGTTTTCATAGGCGTATCCGGCCACGGTGATGTCCTGCTGGGTGACGCCTTCGGCGGCATCGATCAGAATCAGGGCCACGTCACAGCGGTCGATGCTTCGTAAGGTTTTCAGGGCGGAGAACTTTTCCAGCTTTTCCTCCACCCGGCTTTTCCGGCGCAAACCCGCCGTGTCGATCAGCAGATAGGAACGGCCGTTTCTTTCGCAGAGGGTATCCAGGCTGTCCCTGGTGGTGCCGGGAATGTCGCTGACGATCAACCGCTCCTCTCCGAGGATGCGGTTGATCAGGGTGGACTTGCCGACATTGGGCTTGCCGATCACCGCCACCTTGATTCTGTCGTCTTCCTCGGGCTCCGGTTCAACTTTGGGCAGGGCCGCCGTCAGCTCGTCCAGAAAGGTGTTGATCCCGTAACCATGGGTGGCGGACACCGGATAAATTTTTTCTATGCCGAGGCTGTGGAATTCATAACTGTTCGGTTCGCTTCCCTCACCGTCGATCTTGTTGACCAGAGGGAAAACCGGGCAGACGCAATCCCGGAGAAGGGTCATCATCTCCCGGTCGTATGGGGAGAGGCCATGCTTGCCGTCGAGCACCATGATGATGGCATCGGCATCTTCAACGGCCTGGCGGATCTGAAAATTGACCTGG
This genomic stretch from Thermodesulfobacteriota bacterium harbors:
- the der gene encoding ribosome biogenesis GTPase Der, whose product is MKPVVVIIGRPNVGKSTLFNRLTRSMDALVDDLPGVTRDRHYGNAQWNDVPFTIVDTGGFMTGDPDEIVTQVNFQIRQAVEDADAIIMVLDGKHGLSPYDREMMTLLRDCVCPVFPLVNKIDGEGSEPNSYEFHSLGIEKIYPVSATHGYGINTFLDELTAALPKVEPEPEEDDRIKVAVIGKPNVGKSTLINRILGEERLIVSDIPGTTRDSLDTLCERNGRSYLLIDTAGLRRKSRVEEKLEKFSALKTLRSIDRCDVALILIDAAEGVTQQDITVAGYAYENRCSCIFVLNKWDMARKEGKKIKSYFEDIRDQAKFLSFAPIVTISAKTGWHLDDLFTQINAVYDQYTCQITTGALNTIIKNAVERTQPSLHKGHRLKFNYATQISTRPPAFVCFVNFPDAVHFSYQRYLINALRKATGLDKIPLRLFFREKTGRIDYAAKKGKTPKRNTPKRAK